From Plasmodium malariae genome assembly, chromosome: 8:
tcttttttgttcttttttgttcatttttgttctttttttttgccatCTCCTCTACCACCCTATTTTGTTGTAAAAACATGTActagctttttttttgttgtttcgcaaaaattaaagaaaattttttccaCTTGTATGGACTTAATCCATTTCGTTTATgcctttgtttttttttattccatttttatacCCATTTTATTCCCTTTTTGTTCGATTTTTACTCCATTttaattccatttttttattcttttattcttttccttttctcgTCCCCTTTCCcccttccttttttttttttttttttttttatcaaaaaaatgcAGAGCTATTTTATGAAGGGCAAGTTTAACCTACTTAGCAGAGGATTGTTCAACAACGTGTACAATCGAAGTTGTAGCAGTGGTCGAGAAGAACAGATAAGTAGTAGTAaggatgatgatgatgatgataatgatagtgatgatgaaataaagaataaaaacaatCCTTATGAGAAAGAAAAGTTAGAGTCTATAAATACCAATTATGAAGATTTagaaagaatgaaaaaagagTTTAACGAGCAGCTTATATACTCCTATTACAGTAACTATGGTAACTTTAAGGGTGTAGATGGAATgaaggataaaaatattatggatataaacaaaaatgggAACAGAAATGTAAACAAAAGTGGGAACAGAAATGAGAACAGAAATATGAACAGAAATGAGAACAGAAATGAGAACAGAAATATGAACAGAAATGAGAACAGAAATATGAACAGAAATGAGAACAGAAATATGAACAGAAATATGAACAGAAATGAGAACACAAGTGCGAACATGAGCATGCACATAAACAGCAACTACGATTATAACAGTTacacaaataaaaaggaCTTATTAACCTACAACAATGACAAACAAAATGAGGAACGAACgctgtatataaaaaataatgagcaggtagtaaaagaagaaaatgtcTTATATAATGAACTAAAGAAACTGAAGAATGAAATACTagctttaaaaattatgaacgtGAGTTTACAGAAACATGTTTTAGATGCTCATGTAATGAGTGCACCGAAGGTTGTACCACagcatattattattaataataagacAGAAGTAGCTTCAAATGCTGTTAATcaaatggaaaataataacaatgataagaagaagaaaaattatggattcctttatcttttatttaaaaaacttcTAAGTAGCAGATTTAATCAAATGCTATTTGTATCATCAATTTTCATCTCATGTTATCTATTCAACAAACAATGGCAACGAGCGCTCAAAGTTGCACAgctccaaaaaaaaattaattcgaACATAATTCTGCGGAGTGTTAGGTTCTTAGAGGAAGCTGCTGGAATAAGAAAGGTCAGTTATATTTAGCGTAGATAGAGGGGATACCTGCCCGCGCATGAACAAATAggtacgtacatacatatatatatgtatatatatttgcgtACTCAAATGCACATCTAGATACACACGTGCATCCTTGCATGCACAAATGCGTGTGCCTGCTTCTTCCCTATTTTACGAGCATCATgtggttaaaaaaaaatttttttcttcatttttgtgtgtataaaaaaaaaattattttgaaatttgCGAAGCTGTTAACGGTGCTGCTAATAagaatgaacaaaaaaaaaaaaaaaaagtctacatatacatacatgcatacatacatatgtatatatatacgcgtataattacatacgtacaatatacttatgtatgCCCATATTTGAGGATACCCCCGCGTTTCCTTCCCATAGCGCGCAGTTCGGAGGATCTTCTACAAAATGAGGAAGCAGGGAACGTAATAGCTGTTGAGTGAATAATGATCATACATCTCATCAAAGAATTCTAACACTTTAGTAGTATCCCACCCTGAGTCAAATTTATCTAGAAAAACTTTTATGTAATCTACATTTTCAATATTCGTatctccttttttatatgttttcatAAAGTTTCTGTATAATTCTGTTTCTTTAACATATTCGTTGAACGGACGATTcatctttaaataaaattcatttaaacAATTCTCTATATGATTGAGATGACGAAACATTATTTCTGGATCGAACTTGTATGTATTTAGTGTTAATTCTACATCATTTATAGGAATACcgaaataatttaaaaaaatggtatCATGAGTGCTCTCTCTACATCCTTCTATCTTGTCCTTGTATATTTCATCAATTTCGTATAACGGAAAAAATTGTTCTTCTATCGAGGTACAGAATTTATTGTACGTTAGCGTTTCTTCTAGAATAGGCTCAATAGCTCGAACCATGTGTAAAATCTGCAAGGGGGGAAAAATGGTTCAAAAGGGGTGAGGAGGTGGCAGAATGGTCAAATAGAGGAAGCATAAAGGGAGTAAACCAAACTGTTCACATGCATCCCATGAACATTCGTTAATTTACATATTGCAAACATAGTTATTGTGGCATTCTCGCTCCTTTTTTCGTCgctctttcttttttcagcTTCCCACAGGCACGTACCGACTCTGAGATGCAGTTCAGAATGTTATTCTtcacatttataatattctttagcatactaaattttaaatccataataattttatcgtGAGCAATAGATAGGTCGACACTGTACACTCTTCTTTTAACTGTTTCAAAAGTAGATGCCTTTGATCCTTCAAGAGAGTTTAAAGATTCCTCCAAGAAATTATATGactctttttttcttgttaagtacaattcattattttgttcatttgcaGCTGTGTTACTATGTATAACAGTCCGAGGTGAATGTAGTAGTAACACGAGGACTAGTGAAAAAGAAAGGCGtatgaaaaacatttttgcatttattcttaaatttCACTCAAAAGTGAAGGGTTAATCTATCTCAAGGAAGATGAATAGATATAGCTACATGCATAGGTATGTGTgcatatttaagaaaatagCGCTCTTAAAAAAGGAGAAGTTCCGGAAAACTTTGTCTTCGCaggaatgaaaaatttacTGTATTAAACggtataatataaaacaaaataaagcaaaataaaatggaataaaacaaattaagaCGCGGGGGTAGAAGCGAGAGAAGAAGAGGGGGACGAAGAGGATTGAGAAGAATCTGATTAAAACAACCACTTCAGCCCTTGTAAAgcacttttttatttttatgatttgCAATTTTTGCAGTTTTTATGCTTAGCAATATTTGTATGTGCATTGGGGGCAGCAGCACTAGAGCATGCGTACTTAAGAGCAAAAATATAGCTAAGCTCACGGTACACGGTAATATACGTGAGTGATATATCTATACACATTAACGagtaaaattttcaaaataataaacacatgctcaatatttactttttttgcCACTTGGCACCTTTAACTGTTTTCTATTCATATAATTGCACCTTCAAAAAggacaaaaaaggaaaagaaaagaaaaaaaaaaaaaaaaaaaaaaaatatgagcaTTATAATGTTGAGCATCTTTCAAAAAGAGGcagaacaaaaaaacatgaacctttttaaaatatgaaaagacAAACATAATACAGTTTTGTTCTATGTGcatcctcttttttttttttttttttttccttttttttaacatttgcATGCtctataaaaatgtatacataagtTCGTTAAGCTGTATTAAGTGTATACTCATTCACCCTGCCTAGTAGTAAGTTTACATAAACGAAGAACAAATAATGCTACTCTACACACACGAAGAAAGAGCTAAAGCTGCTTTTGCCATGTGCTAACTATAATGTGGTAAAGTCGTTTGACGGAAAGACgtacgtatatttataatacccataaaatataaagccATTTCGATCATTTCACATAtatgtgaaaaaataaaagaaaaaatgggaaaaaaaaaaaaaggaaaaaatgaaaaagaaagaaaaagaaaaagcaaaatcTCTTTATGAAAGGGTTGAAAAATTGTTTTGTGTGACATTTTgcatgtttttcttttttttctttatttcttattttcttttttttctttattcctCCTTTGTGTCCCTACATTTTGTTGATGTCGAATCAGTACAGCAGAGTTGTAAAAGGgcattaacaaaaaaaacttCTCTTTTATgatattctttaaaattcattttctCACTGCAACTGAGACTTGGACTAAAGCTTTGATTGTAATTGCAGTTGATATTactttactattttttttttttttttttttttttttttaccagtcctttgaaattatttttcgaAAACGCGCATGCACGtatgtacaaaaatatatgcatatatatgcatgtacttAGTACTCCGTCTTCTTCACAAAAAATGGcctaaaaaagataaaatttccacttaataatatatgaaagaaaaaggaaaatagtGCAATAACTGGAATtcgtaatttatatattattactattacatatatatatctatatatatatctatatatatctatatatatatttatatatatttatatatatttatatatatctatatatatatttatatatatttatatatatttatatatataatttagcGTTTTCCATCCCCAAATAATGTTTTACTTGAAGCACAGGATGTCTTCATcgtattaaatttaattttgctGAGAAAGTGGGACGTTCTGACTTAATTTAttgaattttattctttttatttcttcaattttttcttttctttttcttgatttttttcttctttcttctttttttttttttttttccccccccTACCCCCCGCTTTtaaatatctttatttttgctccttttaaaataatctATAGAACTGTTTATCGCGCTACAGAATTGAATGCTAAGATAAAAAGGGACTAAGCAAAAATTTAAATCCGGCTAAAGTTACACAGAaattatgttcttttttcttaaaatttgcGATGAAGTCGATGTAATGTTACAtattgtatgtatgcattatgtatataatttatttatgtaatgtataaatatgtaatatatatatatatatatatatatatatatatattttaatccattaaattattatttttttttttttttaacgcAGTAAGAAGCGttgttatactttttttgaaaaattgtaatctttatttcttttcatttttgtctgttcattttgctttttttttcctacttGTTCGTTTACtttgctttttcttttttcttccttttttgttcattttgcttttttttttttcgtttttttcttGCTTTGTTTTCTccttccttttccttttttccccATATGGCAATAAAATGCTACGTTTCAATTTTAAAGCTGCGTTAACAAAATTTCGACGTACAACATGAATTACTTAATTGCTCATTTCAggttgtatatatgtatatacatatatatgtatacatatatatgtatacttatattttacttatgtttgtatatgtacatgacTACTCGTTATCAGCGTAAAAGTATTTGGCTCCAGTGAtcgtttatttttaaattttgaaaaaaaagtatattgcAGTACGGAAAAGTATGCAACATTGTAACTGCTCAATTGCGCACTCGAAGTAGTTAGGTCGTAACTACGCTGGTTAAGCCTTAATATATTCTGTAGTCCCATTTTTGGGAGGCGTTCGTGTTAACACTGATGTCCGTAACactcagaaaaaaataaaataaaataaaatatatatatatatatatgtatatatatatatatatatatatatatatatacaggtatatacatttacacaggtatatacatttacacaGAAGTATACATTCATACAcacgtatatacatttacacaGAAGTATACATTCATACACaggtatatacatttacacaGAAGTATACATTCATACACACGTATACACTAACGCTGAAGCAATGAACGCGTTTGCAAGTGGCCCAGGGAACTATCGGAACAGAACCTTGAACGTA
This genomic window contains:
- the MA gene encoding microneme associated antigen, putative; this translates as MQSYFMKGKFNLLSRGLFNNVYNRSCSSGREEQISSSKDDDDDDNDSDDEIKNKNNPYEKEKLESINTNYEDLERMKKEFNEQLIYSYYSNYGNFKGVDGMKDKNIMDINKNGNRNVNKSGNRNENRNMNRNENRNENRNMNRNENRNMNRNENRNMNRNMNRNENTSANMSMHINSNYDYNSYTNKKDLLTYNNDKQNEERTLYIKNNEQVVKEENVLYNELKKLKNEILALKIMNVSLQKHVLDAHVMSAPKVVPQHIIINNKTEVASNAVNQMENNNNDKKKKNYGFLYLLFKKLLSSRFNQMLFVSSIFISCYLFNKQWQRALKVAQLQKKINSNIILRSVRFLEEAAGIRKVSYI
- the PmUG01_08040200 gene encoding conserved Plasmodium protein, unknown function, encoding MFFIRLSFSLVLVLLLHSPRTVIHSNTAANEQNNELYLTRKKESYNFLEESLNSLEGSKASTFETVKRRVYSVDLSIAHDKIIMDLKFSMLKNIINVKNNILNCISESILHMVRAIEPILEETLTYNKFCTSIEEQFFPLYEIDEIYKDKIEGCRESTHDTIFLNYFGIPINDVELTLNTYKFDPEIMFRHLNHIENCLNEFYLKMNRPFNEYVKETELYRNFMKTYKKGDTNIENVDYIKVFLDKFDSGWDTTKVLEFFDEMYDHYSLNSYYVPCFLIL